From the genome of Canis lupus familiaris isolate Mischka breed German Shepherd chromosome 20, alternate assembly UU_Cfam_GSD_1.0, whole genome shotgun sequence:
TGATGAGGCTCCCAAACACAGTCCCAATTCTAGCCCCAGAGCCAGCCACCCCTACagtggcagccccagccccaatgAACTTGGCTGCTATGTCAATGTCTCTTGAAATGGTGCTGGTTTGCAAGCTGTGGCTAGGAATAAGTGAGGTCAGGGGACGTGGGGCTGCCAAGCTGCTGAGGTTATCTGTCAGTGTCTCCGGTGGTTTTAGCACCACTGCAGACAGTGATCGGCTCAACAGCTGAGAGGTGCTCTGGACCAAGAAGGGGGTGGAGATGAACTTTGCACAGGCGTACATTTTCAGGGGATGAGGGGCTGTTGCAGGACTGCTGCTCCCAGTGTGGAGACGACCGAGAGGGGgcccttttttttggggggggggggagcttttTCTAACTACATCTCAGTAAGGCTCATTTTTCATCCAATTCCTCAATCAAAACTTCATAGTGCA
Proteins encoded in this window:
- the LOC100685227 gene encoding ATP synthase F(0) complex subunit C2, mitochondrial-like, which produces MYACAKFISTPFLVQSTSQLLSRSLSAVVLKPPETLTDNLSSLAAPRPLTSLIPSHSLQTSTISRDIDIAAKFIGAGAATVGVAGSGARIGTVFGSLIIGYARNLSLKQQLFSHAILGFALSEAMGLFCLMVAFLILFAM